One Candida dubliniensis CD36 chromosome 1, complete sequence genomic region harbors:
- a CDS encoding H/ACA ribonucleoprotein complex subunit, putative (Similar to C. albicans GAR1;~Similar to S. cerevisiae GAR1): MNRGRGGFRGGRGGRSGPIQYGPPDTVLEMGSFMQACEGDIVCRSINVKIPYFNAPIYLENKTQVGKVDEILGPLNEVFFTIKPSEGVKAESFKEGDKFYIGPDKLLPLERFLPKPPSVGPKPKRKTGGKSAGGSSRGGFSSRGGGRGGFSSRGGGRGGFSSRGGGRGGFSSRGGGRGGSRGNSRGGFRGGRGGRF, translated from the coding sequence ATGAATAGAGGCAGAGGTGGATTCAGAGGCGGACGCGGAGGCAGATCCGGTCCTATTCAATATGGCCCTCCAGATACAGTATTAGAGATGGGTTCATTCATGCAAGCTTGTGAAGGTGACATTGTTTGTCGTTCTATAAACGTTAAAATTCCATACTTTAATGCCCCAATATACTTGGAAAATAAGACACAGGTTGGGAAAGTGGACGAAATCTTGGGTCCATTAAATGAAGTATTTTTTACAATCAAACCATCAGAAGGTGTTAAAGCAGAATCTTTTAAAGAAGGGGATAAGTTTTATATTGGTCCTGATAAGTTATTACCATTAGAAAGATTTTTACCAAAACCACCAAGTGTGGGTCCAAAACCTAAAAGGAAAACTGGTGGAAAATCAGCAGGTGGAAGCAGCCGTGGTGGATTTTCATCTAGAGGTGGTGGCCGTGGCGGATTTTCATCTAGAGGTGGTGGTCGTGGTGGATTCTCATCAAGAGGTGGTGGCCGTGGTGGATTCTCATCAAGAGGTGGTGGCCGTGGTGGATCCCGTGGAAACAGTAGAGGTGGATTCAgaggaggaagaggagGAAGATTTTAG
- a CDS encoding conserved hypothetical protein (spliced gene): MVSIRYPVLILFVFSLIGACYLGFASIHLPYDKLIHFTTFCVLTLEFFFVFDTQYKSLKVLRNITLIICTLGGSVGSEIIQNLVNPKRVFDIYDIVANILGSLLGLGLSVGYVTWSKNRARQKRINYRQLNTHIIEVPDDDDEESTDQDSTDIQERADAQSYSSEDYVNIQLKDVKH; this comes from the exons ATGGTATCCATTAGATATCCCGTGTTAATTT TATTTGTCTTTTCACTTATCGGTGCCTGTTACTTGGGCTTTGCACTGATTCATTTGCCCTACGACAAGTTAATTCACTTTACCACATTCTGTGTTTTAACCCTTGAGTTCTTCTTTGTGTTTGATACACAGTACAAGTCTTTGAAAGTGTTGAGAAATATCACATTAATCATTTGTACTTTAGGTGGAAGTGTGGGGCTGGAGATTATACAAAACCTAGTCAACCCAAAAAGAGTATTTGACATTTATGATATAGTAGCCAATATACTAGGGAGTCTTCTAGGGTTGGGGCTAAGTGTTGGCTATGTCACTTGGAGTAAAAACAGGGCCAGacagaaaagaataaattacAGACAACTAAACACACATATTATCGAAGTACcggatgatgatgacgagGAAAGCACTGATCAAGACTCTACAGATATTCAAGAGAGAGCTGATGCTCAGTCATATTCTAGTGAAGATTACGTTAACattcaattaaaagatGTAAAACACTAG
- a CDS encoding DOPA-dioxygenase, putative, whose translation MGEDHKFYGGIKSYDVHTYYGNEKEEKLALALREKVLKDFAKEIENGEIRVHKFWEKPIGPHPIRMWELDFKDPEIFKVIIPYFQLNHGPLSVLIHPRSDQGDLKDHTEHALWLGHKVRLDTSLL comes from the coding sequence ATGGGAGAAGATCACAAATTTTACGGTGGCATCAAGTCATATGATGTGCATACATATTATggtaatgaaaaagaagaaaagttgGCTCTTGCCTTAAGGGAGAAAGTATTAAAAGACTTTGCTAAGGAAATTGAGAATGGTGAGATAAGAGTTCACAAGTTTTGGGAAAAACCAATTGGGCCACATCCAATTAGAATGTGGGAGTTGGATTTCAAAGATCCtgaaattttcaaagttATAATTCCTTATTTCCAATTGAACCATGGACCATTATCTGTTTTAATTCATCCACGGAGCGACCAGGGTGATCTCAAGGACCACACAGAGCATGCTTTGTGGTTGGGTCACAAAGTCCGTTTGGATACTAGTTTGCTTTGA
- a CDS encoding phospholipase D, putative (Similar to S. cerevisiae SPO14;~Similar to C. albicans SPO14), producing the protein MSPTVEQPISPLDENPLNGNDNKSKSKGFFGNEKEGDRHDLNEVQENGTIDSNDAIRQSSDIDRIFRSVHNGPILPDHRSPSPNTRDDSSQVIGNPLSFYYSNDDKEYRYDTDRHQQQSHTKGKHLEDEQQNSNRFELVNDEDVDKYPSRKESSRPTHTRSATLSGFMQSRILGRSVSTNQETSPTEPEFANLHDALHPKEDTTKSGRLKKTLRRFNRRKTKDKRQSTMTAEFDELNDESENATMERAEKLLAGMSTGAPAINLMASCLLEDEHGITRAPLLLSVLGFRLTDVTPKETSRNRRFRIDLEYGIDKHRMKWSIERNATDLAYLAYKLERTRIVSRVVGNKSQPLPRLPIPPIRKLDNKRSKKTKSVLSDSRVKDDHILAPDNNDNHSLSPVPSALSRVRSRLGSITSVGSLEKYPELLELRRKKNVQFMKDVENYLKELIEITELKTSANILFTFFELSPLSSLLSYESGYTGKQGPVHIGGTAKAQGWRVGHFKVNDLKGIYERRVEKWMLVRNSYVTYVSDINSTTPLDVFLVDSDFKISARNLEIANRDDDDSLFDNSSVAQQQMHENENKFFPHLKITLENRERKLVMSPKSQREHSLWIDSLRTMQNSTIWSQNKRFDSFAPVRENCFAQWFVDARDYFWAVSTALEMAKDTIMIHDWWLSPELYLRRPANGNQQYRIDRLLQRKAKEGVKIFVIIYRNVGSTVATDSLYTKHSILSLDEENIHVIRSPNQLLQNTFFWAHHEKLCIVDHTYAFLGGIDLCYGRYDTPDHALTDDSGVDFSNIAQDDRITAENFANFQVFVGKDYSNPRVKDFSELEKPYESMYNRNIVPRMPWHDVHMYTCGQTARDLARHFVQRWNYLIRQKRPSRLTPLLLPPSDLTEEEVLAHGLDGTCEVQLLRSSGNWSLGLKEHEQSIQNAYLKLIETSEHFVYIENQFFVTACFIDGIEIKNRIGDALVDRIIRAHREGTNWKAIIVIPLMPGFEAQVDEAEGSSVRVIMQCQYMSISRGETSIFAKLRKKGIDPDQYIQFFSLRKWGRIGSNRTLVTEQLYIHAKTMIVDDRSVIIGSANINERSMRGVRDSEVAAVIRDKEMVKSKMNGKPYLAAKFAHTLRMRLMREHLGVNIDIVDVVERRFKRFENFAASEEGKKFATNKFRNPENRTLSAMVEIASRDILQQPEGTRRWKEFIHVSKYDAEIAEVNFEEEDTTLPPPLFLPISFNNRTGPFEANKGVRDSKKHSYDNRVQNSESHKKDVYGEGLDKYKSKLAKRARVSSGKFLNELSLLAMETNPTGSFLPDFDSVRNFLESDDCHMSGEMDDESEDMIAERNKERWMLLKKISYLQRLAAREKSMNDTENQRRAKLGLPVLSKSDNAGDGSDSQGLPVSGTLPTSEGIDTDFSLDKEFPTVSLSESAARDIINNLTTPNAAVSNFVDPYEFEDPIDPDFYEARWNEFARRNTDIYRMVFHCQPDDVVGRWSEYTHFTKLQSMFMKAQDRDTDQGQLAENYSDEKAEVGDNQEPRRANNSRLEQVDEASEDEYGLLGKAPPERGHENQNKSEQETNLRAKLSRRVSTFAGVAENRDKHASDKTAHKSEGNIQGAEKTSTEGEESEESGTPTDKPSATAGTVPASKTRKRARTYLARRKIQSGDVVYDKNSAERLLNAVQGHLVYFPAEWLSVELRNNNWFYNTDRLPPMEIYD; encoded by the coding sequence ATGCTGCCAACAGTAGAACAACCCATTTCACCATTAGACGAGAACCCATTGAATGGAAATGACAATAAACTGAAATCAAAAGGTTTTTTTGGTAATGAGAAGGAGGGTGATAGACACGATTTGAACGAAGTACAGGAAAATGGAACTATTGACAGTAATGATGCTATTAGACAGCTGCTGGATATAGACAGAATTTTTCGATCTGTCCATAATGGACCCATTCTTCCAGATCACAGGTCTCCGTCACCGAATACTCGTGACGATTCATCACAAGTAATAGGCAACCCTCTTTCATTTTACTATTCCAACGATGATAAAGAGTATCGATATGACACTGATAgacaccaacaacaactgcaTACAAAGGGCAAGCATTTGGAGGATGAGCAGCAAAATCTGAACCGATTCGAGCTCGTGAATGATGAAGACGTTGACAAATATCCATCAAGAAAGGAATCATCAAGACCTACACATACCCGTTCAGCAACCTTGAGTGGTTTCATGCAGTCGAGAATTTTAGGGAGATCAGTATCGACTAATCAAGAAACCTCGCCTACCGAGCCGGAATTTGCAAATTTGCATGATGCCTTGCATCCCAAAGAAGACACCACCAAGAGTGGTAGACTTAAAAAGACATTGCGCCGTTTCAATCGAAGAAAGACCAAGGATAAACGACAAAGTACAATGACAGCCGAATTCGACGAGCTTAATGACGAGTCGGAAAATGCCACTATGGAGAGGGCAGAAAAGTTACTAGCAGGTATGTCCACTGGTGCTCCTgcaataaatttaatggCTTCTTGCTTGTTAGAAGATGAGCATGGTATAACTAGAGCtccgttgttgttgtcagTTCTTGGATTCAGGTTAACTGATGTCACTCCCAAAGAAACAAGTAGAAATAGGAGATTCAGAATTGATTTAGAATACGGAATTGACAAGCACAGAATGAAATGGAGCATTGAGAGGAACGCTACTGACTTGGCTTACTTGGCCTACAAACTCGAGAGAACGAGAATTGTAAGTAGAGTCGTGGGAAACAAATCTCAACCATTGCCCAGACTTCCAATTCCACCAATTCGAAAATTGGATAACAAAAGAAGCAAAAAGACCAAAAGTGTTTTATCTGATCTGCGTGTAAAAGATGACCATATTCTAGCACCAGATAACAACGACAACCATTCGCTCTCACCAGTACCATCAGCATTGTCTAGAGTGAGACTGCGTTTGGGAAGTATAACATCAGTGGGATCACTCGAAAAGTATCCTGAACTACTTGAACTCAGACGGAAAAAGAATGTCCAATTTATGAAGGATgttgaaaattatttgaaagaGTTGATTGAAATTACAGAGTTGAAAACCCTGGCAAACATTTTGTTTACTTTCTTTGAGTTGTCACCTCTTTCGTCTTTGTTGAGTTATGAATCTGGTTATACTGGTAAACAGGGTCCAGTGCATATTGGGGGTACAGCTAAAGCACAGGGCTGGAGAGTGGGCCATTTCAAAGTGAATGATTTAAAAGGAATCTATGAGAGAAGAGTTGAAAAGTGGATGCTTGTAAGAAATAGTTATGTCACATATGTTTCAGACATTAACTCTACTACCCCTTTGGATGTATTCTTAGTTGATAGTGATTTCAAGATCAGTGCCAGAAATTTGGAGATTGCAAACAGGGATGACGATGACTCCTTATTTGACAACTCCTCTGTtgctcaacaacaaatgcatgaaaatgaaaacaagtTTTTCCCACATTTGAAGATAACTTTGGAAAATAGAGAGAGAAAATTGGTGATGCTGCCAAAATCTCAAAGAGAACATTCTCTTTGGATTGACTCTCTCAGAACTATGCAAAACCTGACGATATGGTCCCAAAATAAGAGATTTGATTCCTTTGCCCCAGTTAGAGAGAACTGTTTTGCCCAGTGGTTTGTTGACGCTAGAGACTATTTTTGGGCCGTTTCCACTGCTTTGGAAATGGCCAAGGATACCATTATGATACATGACTGGTGGCTTTCTCCGGAATTGTATCTTCGAAGACCGGCAAATGGAAACCAACAATACAGAATTGATCGATTATTGCAAAGAAAAGCTAAAGAAGGTGTTAAGATTTTTGTGATAATTTACAGAAATGTTGGGTCAACGGTTGCTACTGACTCATTGTATACAAAACATTCTATATTGTCTCTTGACGAAGAGAATATTCATGTTATTAGATCTCCAAATCAACTTCTTCAGAATACATTCTTTTGGGCTCATCACGAAAAATTATGTATAGTCGACCACACATATGCTTTCTTGGGTGGTATAGATTTGTGTTATGGAAGATACGACACACCAGATCACGCCTTAACAGATGATTCTGGTGtagatttttcaaatatcgCACAAGACGACAGAATCACAGCAGAAAACTTTGCCaattttcaagtttttgtGGGGAAAGATTATTCCAATCCTAGAGTCAAAGATTTTCTGGAGCTTGAAAAACCATATGAATCTATGTATAACAGAAATATTGTTCCTCGTATGCCTTGGCATGATGTCCATATGTATACATGTGGTCAGACTGCAAGAGATTTGGCCAGACATTTTGTTCAGAGATGGAATTACTTGATTAGACAAAAGAGGCCAAGCAGACTCACCCCACTTTTGTTACCTCCTTCGGATTTGACTGAAGAAGAGGTATTGGCTCATGGACTAGATGGTACCTGCGAGGTCCAGTTATTAAGATCATCCGGAAACTGGTCACTTGGTTTGAAGGAACATGAGCAAAGCATTCAAAATGCATATCTCAAATTAATAGAAACATCTGAACACTTTGTTTATATTgagaatcaattttttgtaacTGCTTGCTTTATTGATGGTATTGAAATCAAGAATAGAATTGGTGATGCGTTGGTTGACAGGATCATTCGAGCACATAGAGAAGGTACTAATTGGAAAgctattattgttatacCTTTGATGCCTGGTTTTGAAGCTCAAGTTGATGAAGCAGAAGGGTCGTCTGTGCGTGTGATCATGCAATGTCAGTACATGTCGATTTCCCGAGGTGAGACTTCAATTTTTGCAAAATTGAGGAAAAAGGGCATTGACCCAGACCAATATATCCAGTTTTTCTCCTTACGGAAATGGGGTAGAATAGGTTCCAACCGAACATTGGTTACTGAACAGTTGTATATTCATGCAAAAACTATGATTGTCGATGACAGATCCGTTATTATTGGGAGTGCCAACATCAACGAGAGGTCCATGCGTGGTGTCCGTGATTCTGAAGTTGCTGCAGTTATTCGTGACAAGGAAATGGTAAAGAGTAAAATGAACGGTAAGCCGTACTTGGCAGCAAAGTTTGCTCACACATTAAGAATGAGATTGATGAGAGAACATCTTGGAGTTAATATCGATATCGTTGATGTTGTGGAGAGAAGGTTTAAGAGATTCGAAAACTTCGCTGCTTCAGAGGAAGGTAAGAAATTTGCCACTAACAAGTTTAGAAATCCAGAGAATCGGACATTGTCTGCTATGGTGGAGATTGCATCAAGAGATATATTACAGCAACCAGAGGGAACCAGGAGGTGGAAGGAATTTATTCATGTATCGAAATATGATGCTGAAATTGCCGAGGTTAActttgaagaagaagacacAACTTTGCCTCCCCCTCTTTTCTTaccaatttcatttaacAATCGTACAGGTCCATTTGAAGCCAACAAAGGTGTGCGTGATAGCAAGAAACATTCATACGATAACAGGGTTCAAAATAGCGAGTCGCATAAAAAAGATGTTTATGGTGAAGGATTAGACAAATACAAGTCAAAGTTGGCAAAGAGGGCAAGGGTTAGTAGTGgtaaatttttgaatgaaCTTTCCCTTCTTGCAATGGAGACTAATCCAACAGGTTCATTTTTGCCTGATTTTGATAGTGTCAGAAACTTTTTGGAGTCAGATGACTGTCATATGAGTGGAGAAATGGATGACGAATCTGAAGACATGATTGCAGAAAGAAACAAGGAAAGATGGATGTTGCTTAAGAAGATCTCCTATTTGCAAAGACTTGCTGCTAGAGAAAAGAGCATGAATGATACAGAGAACCAGAGAAGGGCAAAATTGGGATTACCAGTTTTGTCTAAAAGTGATAATGCTGGTGATGGTAGTGATTCCCAAGGATTGCCTGTTAGTGGCACATTACCTACTTCCGAGGGAATTGATACCGACTTTAGTTTGGATAAGGAATTTCCAACAGTATCTTTGAGTGAGTCCGCTGCTAGAGATATCATTAACAATTTGACAACCCCTAATGCTGCTGTAAGTAACTTTGTTGATCCTtatgaatttgaagatcCTATCGACCCTGATTTCTACGAAGCAAGATGGAATGAGTTTGCAAGGAGAAACACTGATATATACCGTATGGTGTTCCATTGTCAACCAGATGATGTTGTGGGTCGATGGTCAGAGTACACACATTTTACAAAATTGCAAAGTATGTTTATGAAAGCACAAGATAGGGACACCGACCAAGGTCAACTTGCAGAAAACTACTCGGATGAAAAAGCTGAAGTGGGAGACAACCAGGAACCACGACGTGCAAACAATTCTAGACTAGAACAAGTTGACGAAGCAAGTGAGGACGAATATGGTTTGTTAGGTAAGGCGCCACCAGAAAGAGGTCATGagaatcaaaataaactGGAACAAGAAACCAACTTGAGAGCTAAGCTTAGTCGTCGTGTTAGTACATTTGCTGGTGTGGCAGAAAATCGGGACAAGCATGCTAGTGACAAAACAGCCCATAAATCCGAAGGCAACATTCAGGGTGCAGAAAAGACGAGCACCGAAGGAGAGGAGTCAGAAGAATCGGGAACCCCTACTGATAAACCCTCTGCTACAGCTGGAACGGTGCCAGCGTCTAAAACCAGGAAAAGAGCACGTACTTACTTAGCTAGAAGAAAAATCCAAAGTGGTGATGTTGTATATGATAAAAATTCGGCTGAGAGACTATTGAATGCAGTGCAGGGCCACTTGGTGTACTTTCCAGCCGAATGGTTAAGTGTTGAGTTGCGAAACAATAATTGGTTCTACAACACCGATAGGCTTCCACCAATGGAAATTTACGATTGA
- a CDS encoding endocytic protein, putative (spliced gene;~Similar to S. cerevisiae EDE1;~Similar to C. albicans CTA3) translates to MSISSSTPAFKVGLTPEEKRLYTQLFKSLDPENTGVVTGDKARTTFEKSGLPPSILGEIWQISDSNNLGFLNQFGFCYAMRLIGYTQSGQHPVPGLADVPGPLPKFVNLGLPQQNVLQPQSASSSFMSSQPNASMPQSAASQDSFAAVSPGDYQKFSQLFIKTVGSAQGDLDGSRAKDIFLKAKLPTTTLGQIWSLVDRYNTGKLNIGGFVIAMYLIQGLLSGHIKQLPPFLPESIWKSVEQPQSSPQSQSNPVIAAQNSVQSRQVSHSSINSQSTAIRHPASRDVSTTSEWVATPAMKQQYESVFNNLDKEKKGHLNPDQVASFLMTSKLNQQDLALIWDLADIQNSGIFSKLEFSVALFLVNRKITGKPLPNVVPDELLVSLKQESAGSSTLESQPHQQQQQQQQQLQQQRPVSDIQNSSVPAQSQAIAKSKSSIDDLVDIFGSSNAVANNTPSSAPQAKPELVQRVSSSELSHTEAPRIRNTLTGSFKPTSSFGQSLMQQQDTRHQSSSSNLASPVEEKKQVQSLPADETKAAPQPPQPQQQQKSVNYEALRSVPPPPSSSSSSQPQPPIQKRDSTPVASAISAPNSFVSASQQPSRERSVSQQVSTNSNDDLLADPAISGQLSQATSDIANVSNQIKSLTNQTTNLHEKKTRAEKELQRILNTKSEIENKLKQLRASYDNEVKQVEQVEANLATAKEETEALRSEASIAEAKVNSLSSDLHDKQVAMESLQKENSTLKEKLGSLNAEIVELEKQAASKSQETQTLSNQVAVKKSQVQVAIVKSEELKSKIAEIEASHKQLQLDLDNAERERLESENRAKELHAKSVELEQNKPTKPSAGISAAIGAATAAVVGGGVAGVAHHLSTENVESSGSGLANEPVERSVEDQSRSDNGIEETNARFPQLQISEPVDNATNTTSSNITDRATDDEETPITSPSNSDFQFPQGNNAAIVGGMVGMPGVLVGVQRTESLTSSVQNNAALSVRDDNIDEISDRETLENADSSEETAPNTVNTGSFDSAERQHLEGSDKGSSSFEIVNSEEARSPEHGSEEFPPIRELDYQESDSSDEGEEQTFDDAVDNLHEQNKSYQSRSTVGREVDTVPSENVQSTGDSNFDDFDFDNLQPAAPETDTNEKDFFNDEFTNLEAANVDNVGDEEFDHENDDFGGLSEEFTNSNAPDFNRPEESSTAPLEGNDEWEQLFAGFGNAQPQAATSQPEEQSSGGIPVSGSARVSEPPSSVSVPFTRDPPRYESPPAAQPNRNSANDYAIQELVGMGFDEKTAIDALKKENWNLEAATNYLLDTA, encoded by the exons ATGAGTATCTCGCTGT cTACGCCTGCTTTTAAGGTGGGTCTTACACCTGAGGAGAAAAGGTTATACActcaattatttaaatcattgGATCCGGAGAATACCGGTGTCGTTACCGGGGACAAAGCAAGAACAACATTTGAGAAATCCGGATTGCCACCTTCTATCTTGGGTGAAATCTGGCAAATATCTGATCTGAACAATTTGGGgtttttaaatcaatttgggTTTTGCTATGCAATGAGATTGATTGGATATACACAATCAGGACAACACCCAGTACCAGGGTTAGCAGACGTTCCCGGTCCGTTGCCGAAATTTGTGAATTTGGGCTTACCACAGCAAAATGTTTTACAGCCACAATCTGCAAGTAGCTCATTTATGTCGTCTCAACCTAATGCTTCTATGCCGCAATCTGCCGCTTCGCAAGATTCTTTTGCTGCTGTTTCTCCTGGTGATTATCAAAAGTTTTCtcaattgtttatcaaGACTGTTGGGTCCGCTCAAGGTGATTTAGATGGATCCCGAGCaaaagatatttttttgaaagcTAAGTTGCCAACGACAACTTTGGGACAAATTTGGAGTTTGGTTGATAGATATAATACTGGGAAATTAAATATCGGCGGGTTTGTGATTGCCATGTATTTGATCCAAGGATTGTTAAGTGGCcatattaaacaattgcCACCATTCTTGCCTGAATCGATTTGGAAGTCAGTTGAGCAACCACAGCTGCTGCCACAGCTGCAACTGAATCCAGTAATTGCAGCTCAAAACTCCGTGCAATCTCGTCAAGTGTCCCACAGTTCTATTAACTCTCAACTGACTGCAATCAGGCATCCGGCTTCAAGAGATGTATCAACTACCAGTGAATGGGTTGCAACACCTGCaatgaaacaacaatacgAGTCGGTTTTCAACAATcttgataaagaaaaaaagggTCACTTAAACCCAGACCAAGTTGCATCATTTTTAATGACATCGaaattgaatcaacaaGATTTGGCATTGATCTGGGATTTGGCCGATATTCAGAACTCGggaatattttcaaaattggaGTTTTCTGTTGCTTTGTTTTTGGTTAACAGAAAAATTACCGGTAAACCTTTACCAAATGTCGTTCCAGATGAATTGCTTGTTTCGTTAAAACAGGAGTCAGCAGGTTCAAGTACTTTGGAGTCACAGCCACatcagcagcagcagcagcagcaacaacaactacaacaacaacgcCCAGTTTCAGATATTCAAAATAGTTCAGTTCCGGCTCAATCGCAAGCTATTGCCAAATCGAAATCCTCTATAGACGATTTGGTTGATATTTTTGGGAGCTCCAATGCAGTTGCTAACAATACACCTTCCTCGGCACCTCAAGCTAAGCCAGAACTTGTACAAAGAGTATCAAGTAGTGAGTTATCACATACAGAAGCACCAAGAATTCGTAATACCTTGACTGGTTCATTTAAACCAACTTCAAGTTTTGGTCAGTCATTAATGCAACAGCAAGACACCCGACACCAGTCACTGTCGTCCAACTTGGCATCTCCAgttgaagaaaagaaacaagtACAGAGTTTGCCTGCTGACGAAACGAAAGCTGCACCCCAACCTCCACAACCacagcagcaacaaaaATCTGTCAATTACGAAGCATTGAGAAGTGTCCCTCCACCAccatcgtcatcatcatcatcacagCCACAACCTCCAATCCAAAAGAGGGACAGTACACCAGTTGCTAGTGCTATTTCTGCACCAAATTCTTTTGTGTCTGCATCGCAACAACCATCTCGTGAAAGGTCTGTGTCGCAACAGGTTTCCACTAATAGCAACGATGATTTGTTGGCAGATCCAGCTATTTCCGGACAGTTATCTCAGGCCACCTCTGATATTGCCAatgtttcaaatcaaataaagtCTCTTACTAATCAAACCACCAATTTACACGAAAAGAAAACGAGAGCTGAAAAAGAACTTCAAAGAATATTAAACACAAAGtctgaaattgaaaacaaattgaaacaattgagGGCTTCATACGACAACGAAGTGAAACAAGTGGAACAGGTTGAAGCAAATTTAGCAACTGCTAAAGAGGAAACGGAAGCATTGAGATCTGAAGCATCTATTGCCGAAGCAAAAGTCAACTCCTTGTCGAGCGACTTACATGACAAACAAGTCGCTATGGAAAGTTTacagaaagaaaatagtactttgaaagaaaaattgggtAGTTTGAATGCAGAGATTGTTGAGCTTGAGAAGCAAGCTGCTTCTAAGAGTCAAGAAACTCAAACTTTGTCTAACCAAGTTGCTGTCAAGAAATCACAAGTTCAAGtcgccatagttaagagtGAAGAATTGAAGAGTAAGATTGCCGAGATCGAAGCTTCGCATAAGCAATTGCAATTGGATTTGGACAATGCtgaaagagaaagattAGAATCTGAAAATCGAGCCAAGGAGTTGCATGCAAAGTCTGTGGAATTGgaacaaaacaaaccaaCAAAACCAAGTGCGGGAATAAGTGCCGCTATTGGTGCAGCTACTGCTGCCGTTGTGGGTGGTGGTGTGGCAGGTGTTGCTCATCACCTTTCTACTGAAAATGTGGAATCAAGTGGCTCTGGGTTAGCAAATGAACCCGTCGAACGCTCTGTGGAAGATCAATCGCGGTCTGATAATGGTATAGAAGAAACTAACGCTAGATTTCCTCAATTGCAGATCAGTGAGCCTGTTGATAATGCCACGAATACAACCTCCTCAAATATCACCGATCGCGCtactgatgatgaagaaactCCTATAACTTCCCCAAGCAATTCAGATTTCCAATTTCCACAAGGAAACAATGCAGCTATTGTTGGTGGTATGGTAGGTATGCCTGGTGTTTTAGTTGGAGTTCAAAGAACCGAATCTTTGACTTCAAGTGTTCAAAACAACGCAGCCTTATCTGTGCGTGATGATAACATAGATGAAATTAGTGATCGTGAGACTTTGGAGAATGCTGACAGTAGCGAAGAAACTGCACCAAATACTGTAAATACAGGCAGCTTTGATAGCGCCGAAAGGCAGCATCTTGAAGGAAGTGACAAaggttcttcttcttttgaaattgttaattCTGAAGAAGCAAGATCTCCAGAACATGGGAGTGAGGAATTTCCTCCAATTAGAGAATTGGATTACCAAGAAAGTGATTCATCGGATGAAGGAGAGGAGCAAACGTTTGATGATGCTGTTGATAACTTACATGAACAAAACAAGCTGTATCAATCTAGAAGCACTGTTGGGAGAGAGGTTGATACTGTTCCTTCTGAAAATGTTCAATCTACAGGAGATTCCAactttgatgattttgacTTTGACAATTTGCAGCCGGCAGCTCCCGAAACTGATACAAATGAGaaagattttttcaatgatgaatttaCTAATTTAGAAGCTGCTAATGTTGATAATGTAGGcgatgaagaatttgaccatgaaaatgatgattttggtGGATTATCTGAAGAGTTCACCAACTCCAACGCACCAGACTTCAATCGTCCAGAAGAATCTAGTACTGCTCCTTTAGAGGGAAATGATGAGTGGGAGCAATTATTTGCAGGGTTCGGAAATGCCCAACCTCAAGCTGCCACTTCGCAACCAGAGGAACAATCTCTGGGTGGTATACCAGTATCAGGCTCGGCTCGGGTGTCGGAGCCGCCTAGTTCTGTGTCGGTACCATTTACGCGCGACCCACCAAGATATGAATCCCCTCCTGCAGCTCAACCTAATAGAAACTCGGCAAATGATTATGCTATACAAGAATTGGTGGGAATGGGTTTCGATGAAAAAACTGCAATTGATGCtttgaagaaagaaaactgGAACTTGGAAGCTGCTACAAACTACTTATTGGACACTGCTTAA